A portion of the Oryzias melastigma strain HK-1 linkage group LG1, ASM292280v2, whole genome shotgun sequence genome contains these proteins:
- the LOC112137481 gene encoding myeloid-associated differentiation marker-like protein 2 encodes MDSRGVSYLNKAALCSPLGAARIAQLAMGCAVIAMVTHSAGYSGSHGVFCMAAWCFCFAMSVAVFFLDATRLHTCLPVSWDNLTVTCAACATLMYVTASVVYPLFFVRSECPYEGCHVRDFRIAVTVCSILGTLAYGVEVVLCRAKPGQIVVGYMATVPGLLKVVQSFVACVIFGALANGSQYSLYAATIFCVVVYTLCFALTALVVLMTVCKRTQGVRCMPFDRFVVVCTLLEVLLYLSASVVWPVFCFDTKYGSPWRPASCPQGKCPWDSKVVVAVFSWVNFCLYAADLMYSQGVRFVSSHAAARSRV; translated from the exons ATGGACTCCCGAGGGGTGTCGTACCTGAACAAAGCTGCCCTCTGCTCTCCTCTGGGTGCGGCCCGCATCGCTCAGCTAGCCATGGGGTGTGCTGTGATCGCCATGGTGACCCACAGCGCCGGCTACAGTGGGTCACACGGCGTGTTCTGCATGGCGGCGTGGTGCTTCTGCTTCGCCATGTCCGTCGCGGTGTTCTTCCTGGACGCCACCCGCCTCCACACCTGCCTGCCCGTGTCCTGGGACAACCTCACGGTCACGTGCGCCGCCTGCGCCACACTCAT GTACGTGACGGCCTCTGTGGTGTATCCGCTCTTCTTCGTGCGCTCTGAGTGTCCGTACGAAGGCTGTCACGTCAGGGATTTCCGCATCGCCGTCACCGTCTGCTCCATCCTGGGAACTCTGGCCTACGGGGTGGAGGTGGTTCTGTGCCGAGCCAAGCCGGGCCAGATTGTGGTGGGCTACATGGCCACCGTCCCGGGCCTTTTGAAAGTGGTTCAGAGTTTTGTGGCCTGCGTCATCTTTGGAGCTCTGGCCAACGGCAGCCAGTACTCCCTGTACGCCGCCACCATCTTCTGCGTGGTGGTGTACACGCTCTGCTTCGCCCTGACGGCTCTGGTGGTTCTCATGACGGTGTGTAAGCGGACACAAGGGGTGCGCTGCATGCCCTTTGACCGGTTTGTGGTGGTGTGCACGCTCCTGGAGGTTCTGCTCTACCTGAGCGCCTCAGTGGTGTGGCCGGTGTTCTGCTTTGACACTAAATACGGCTCCCCCTGGAGGCCGGCGTCCTGTCCACAGGGGAAGTGTCCGTGGGACAGCAAGGTGGTGGTGGCCGTCTTCTCCTGGGTCAACTTCTGTCTGTACGCGGCGGACCTGATGTACTCCCAGGGGGTTCGCTTTGTGTCGTCACATGCGGCGGCGAGGTCACGGGTGTAG
- the mafgb gene encoding v-maf avian musculoaponeurotic fibrosarcoma oncogene homolog Gb: MWSCCLLSEHARCSRFRHRELPRRRVRPPLRSRCCLKGSESGMLNHHRRVSVHALPGAGIAAAHSGAAGASVSADTKGPRLSQEQGHVSELERAALPGIPRFCWTERDQPVAPRGDQPYSVCRSSGSSAAVLGAGQCGRAGLLGMTTTNKGNKALKVKREPGENGTSLTDGELVTMSVRELNQHLRGLSKEEILQLKQRRRTLKNRGYAASCRVKRVTQKEELEKQKAQLQQEVDKLANENASMRVELDALRSKYEALQTFARTVARSPTVGVGVRAGGGGGGVASSVIGPLIPGKVATATSVITIVKSKTDARS; this comes from the exons ATGTGGAGCTGCTGTTTGCTGAGTGAGCACGCCCGCTGCAGCCGCTTCCGCCACCGGGAGCTGCCGCGCCGCCGCGTGCGGCCGCCGCTCCGTTCCCGCTGCTGCTTAAAGGGCAGCGAGTCCGGAATGCTGAATCATCACCGCCGGGTTTCGGTGCACGCTCTGCCCGGAGCCGGGATCGCCGCCGCGCACAGCGGAGCTGCCGGCGCGTCCGTGAGCGCAGACACAAAGGGGCCGCGGCTGTCACAGGAACAAGGGCATGTGTCGGAATTAGAGCGCGCGGCTCTGCCGGGGATCCCCCGGTTCTGTTGGACCGAACGGGATCAGCCGGTGGCTCCTCGGGGAGATCAGCCGTACAGCGTCTGTAGGAGCAGCGGCAGCTCCGCGGCTGTCCTCGGCGCAG GTCAGTGCGGAAGAGCAGGGCTCTTGGGCATGACGACGACTAACAAAGGAAACAAAGCTTTAAAG GTGAAGCGTGAGCCAGGCGAGAATGGCACCAGTCTCACAGATGGAGAGCTGGTGACCATGTCGGTGCGGGAGCTCAACCAGCATCTTCGTGGGCTCTCCAAAGAGGAGATCCTGCAGCTCAAGCAGCGGAGGCGCACCTTGAAGAACAGGGGCTATGCCGCCAGCTGCCGGGTAAAGAGAGTCACCCagaaggaggagctggagaagcagaaggcccagctgcagcaggaggtggACAAACTGGCCAATGAGAACGCATCCATGCGTGTGGAGCTGGACGCTCTAAGGTCCAAGTACGAGGCGTTACAGACCTTTGCCAGGACTGTGGCACGAAGCCCCACTGTGGGGGTCGGGGTGAgggctggaggaggagggggcggggttgcgtCATCGGTCATCGGTCCGCTTATACCGGGAAAGGTGGCGACAGCGACGAGCGTGATCACAATAGTGAAGTCAAAGACAGATGCACGGTCTTGA
- the pycr1b gene encoding pyrroline-5-carboxylate reductase 1b, which produces MSVGFIGAGQLAHALVKGFTAAGVIAAQRITASAPDTDLPTVSSLRKMGVSLTTSNKETVNKSDVLFLAVKPHIIPFVLDEIGPDIEDRHLIVSCAAGVTISSIEKKLLQHRPAPRVMRCMTNTPVVVREGATVYATGTHAEVEDGRLLEQLMASVGFCTEVEEDLIDAVTGLSGSGPAYAFTALDALADGGVKMGLPRRLAVRLGAQALLGAAKMLLESEQHPGQLKDNVCSPGGATIHALHFLESGGFRSLLINAVEASCIRTRELQSLADQERISPAAIKKTTLDKVLQQPGVSVSGVANGNGRSGLSLFNSGIKKKN; this is translated from the exons ATGAGCGTGGGGTTCATCGGAGCGGGACAGCTGGCGCATGCGCTGGTGAAGGGCTTCACAGCAGCAG GTGTGATTGCTGCTCAGAGGATCACGGCCAGCGCTCCGGACACAGACCTGCCCACCGTTAGCAGTCTCAGG AAAATGGGAGTGAGTCTGACCACCAGCAACAAAGAGACGGTCAACAAGAGCGACGTGCTGTTCCTGGCTGTGAAGCCTCACATCATCCCCTTTGTTCTGGACGAGATCGGCCCGGACATCGAGGACCGCCACCTCATCGTCTCGTGTGCTGCGGGAGTCACCATCAGCTCCATAGAGAAG AAGCTGCTTCAGCACCGCCCGGCTCCTCGAGTCATGAGATGCATGACCAACACCCCTGTGGTGGTGAGAGAGGGCGCCACTGTGTACGCCACGGGAACGCATGCAGAG GTGGAGGACGGGCGGCTGCTGGAGCAGCTGATGGCAAGCGTTGGTTTCTGCacggaggtggaggaggacctGATCGACGCTGTCACCGGTCTGAGCGGCAGCGGCCCCGCCTAC GCGTTCACGGCACTTGACGCTCTGGCGGACGGAGGCGTGAAGATGGGTCTGCCCAGGAGGCTCGCCGTCAGACTCGGAGCTCAGGCCTTGCTG GGAGCAGCGAAGATGCTGCTGGAGTCGGAGCAGCACCCGGGCCAGCTAAAGGACAACGTTTGCTCACCAGGGGGCGCCACCATCCACGCCCTGCACTTTTTGGAGAGTGGCGGCTTTCGCAGCCTCCTGATCAACGCGGTGGAGGCGTCATGCATCCGGACGCG GGAGCTGCAGTCGCTGGCAGACCAGGAGCGCATCTCTCCAGCAGCCATCAAGAAGACCACGCTGGACAAGGTTCTGCAGCAGCCAGGAGTGTCCGTGAGCGGAGTCGCCAACGGCAACGGCAGATCAGGACTCAGCCTCTTTAACTCTGGGATCAAGAAGAAGAACTGA